One genomic window of Ruminococcus gauvreauii includes the following:
- a CDS encoding SLC13 family permease translates to MEELTAKRKNGLVLAVLILIVMFFVPAPAGLTPAGTRTLGCTLALLICLSTGALPLGLTSLIFMMLYFVLGAAPSLTSAISGMAAPPVMFILASFGMSAAVSNSPISRRILYFMMRIFGKSIRTTLLGLMFATAIVSAFISNVPVTAMFVTIGLSFLQLYTNETERNQTGRTYMIAIPVAAMIGGIMTPVGSSPNLVAITTLKSMTGYSISFAEWASYGVPIGLILIPTAWMIITKVFPPVEMEQKLFENFKESTRVTKKAGRQEVKVILIMGTMIVLWILSSWISTINLYAVAVLGVAVMFLPGIRILDWEDFKKSTNWDVVFVTASVISLGNIISENGLSTWFVDTIFPSDLALPTFVMVFITAVFVIVMLLIIPISGALIQVLAGPLIVVATNCGIHPVILIVTLCFCATNCYLLPIDTVPLLAYSSGYFQMTDMPKATAPILLILALLCALWCPVLYGLLI, encoded by the coding sequence ATGGAAGAATTAACCGCAAAAAGAAAAAACGGACTTGTCCTTGCAGTGTTGATTCTGATTGTTATGTTTTTCGTCCCGGCGCCTGCGGGTCTGACACCCGCCGGTACCCGGACGCTGGGCTGTACCCTGGCGCTTCTCATCTGCCTGAGTACAGGTGCGCTTCCCCTGGGACTGACCTCATTGATCTTTATGATGCTGTACTTTGTCCTGGGTGCCGCTCCTTCCCTGACGTCAGCCATCAGCGGCATGGCTGCACCACCGGTTATGTTTATTCTGGCATCGTTTGGCATGTCGGCGGCAGTTTCAAATTCGCCGATTTCCAGAAGAATCCTGTATTTCATGATGAGGATTTTTGGAAAATCCATTAGGACCACACTGCTGGGACTGATGTTTGCCACCGCCATTGTATCGGCATTTATCTCAAACGTACCGGTTACCGCAATGTTTGTAACAATCGGACTGTCATTCCTGCAGCTGTACACCAATGAAACAGAGCGAAATCAGACGGGACGAACCTATATGATAGCGATCCCGGTGGCTGCCATGATAGGAGGCATCATGACGCCGGTAGGGTCCTCGCCCAACCTGGTGGCGATTACCACACTGAAGTCCATGACCGGTTACAGCATCTCCTTTGCGGAGTGGGCTTCCTATGGCGTGCCCATCGGGCTGATTCTGATCCCCACCGCCTGGATGATTATCACAAAGGTGTTTCCTCCCGTGGAGATGGAACAGAAACTGTTTGAAAATTTTAAAGAATCCACCAGGGTAACAAAGAAGGCCGGCCGTCAGGAGGTAAAAGTTATACTGATCATGGGTACCATGATCGTTCTGTGGATTCTTTCATCATGGATCAGCACAATCAATCTCTATGCCGTAGCCGTTCTGGGAGTAGCAGTCATGTTTCTCCCGGGGATCAGGATTCTGGACTGGGAGGACTTTAAAAAAAGTACAAACTGGGATGTGGTATTCGTGACCGCATCGGTGATCTCCCTCGGAAATATCATCAGTGAAAACGGACTCAGCACCTGGTTTGTCGATACGATATTCCCGTCCGACCTGGCGCTCCCGACTTTTGTTATGGTGTTTATCACTGCAGTTTTTGTGATTGTGATGCTGCTTATTATCCCGATCTCCGGGGCGTTGATACAGGTTCTGGCGGGTCCGCTGATCGTGGTGGCAACGAACTGCGGTATCCACCCGGTTATCTTAATTGTAACGCTGTGTTTCTGTGCCACGAATTGTTATCTGCTTCCGATTGACACGGTTCCGCTTCTTGCTTACAGCAGCGGATATTTTCAGATGACGGATATGCCGAAGGCTACGGCGCCGATCCTGCTCATCCTGGCGCTGCTGTGCGCACTGTGGTGTCCTGTGCTGTATGGTCTTCTAATTTAA
- the kdpA gene encoding potassium-transporting ATPase subunit KdpA, with amino-acid sequence MTGTVIQYILYLVILVVLAIPLGGYIGKVMNGEKTFLSKILNPFERGIYRLMRVKSDEQMSWKKYAVCALLFSGVGLAFLFLLQMLQGFLPGNPQGLKGVSWDLSFNTAVSFVTNTNWQAYSGESTLSYLTQALGLTVQNFVSAATGIAVLFAMIRGFTKVKEKGLGSFWVDLTRTVVHILIPLNLVIAVCLVGGGVVQNLKPAETVQLVEPIAVDAEGEIIEGAVIDGEKGTVTLDGALVPDADIITEQIVPLGPAASQVAIKQTGTNGGGFYGVNSAHPLENPNAFTNLLEMISLLLIPAALCFTFGRNVKNKKQGIAIFASMFICLVLALGIVAVNEQMATPQLTQDGAVLTDVTDGQAGGNMEGKETRFGIATSSTWATFTTAASNGSVNSMHDSYTPIGGMIPMLLMQLGEVIFGGTGCGLYGMLAFAILTVFIAGLMVGRTPEFLGKKIEPYEMKWAVLVCLATPIAILAGSGVAAAIPEVTESLNNPGAHGFSELLYAYSSAGGNNGSAFAGFGANTIFLNVTLGLVMLFARFIPLVGTLAIAGSLAGKKKIAVTAGTLSTTNAMFVFLLIFIVLLVGALSFFPALALGPVAEFVSSVV; translated from the coding sequence ATGACAGGTACGGTAATACAATATATTTTATATCTTGTCATTCTGGTTGTGCTTGCCATACCGCTTGGCGGATACATAGGCAAGGTTATGAATGGCGAAAAAACTTTCTTATCAAAAATTTTGAATCCCTTTGAACGGGGCATTTACAGACTCATGAGGGTGAAGTCAGATGAACAGATGAGCTGGAAAAAGTATGCAGTCTGCGCACTTTTATTTTCCGGTGTCGGGCTGGCATTTCTGTTTCTGCTGCAGATGCTGCAGGGATTCCTGCCAGGAAATCCGCAGGGGCTTAAAGGGGTTTCCTGGGATTTATCTTTTAATACCGCCGTCAGTTTTGTGACAAATACAAACTGGCAGGCATACAGCGGTGAGAGTACATTGAGCTACCTGACACAGGCGCTGGGCCTGACGGTACAGAACTTTGTATCTGCGGCAACCGGTATTGCCGTACTGTTTGCCATGATACGGGGATTTACGAAGGTTAAGGAAAAGGGACTTGGAAGTTTCTGGGTGGATCTTACCAGAACCGTTGTTCATATCCTGATCCCGCTTAATCTTGTCATCGCTGTCTGCCTGGTCGGCGGAGGCGTTGTTCAGAATTTAAAACCGGCGGAGACTGTTCAGCTGGTCGAGCCCATCGCAGTGGATGCAGAGGGTGAGATCATAGAGGGTGCGGTCATTGACGGAGAGAAAGGAACGGTCACGCTGGACGGTGCACTCGTGCCGGATGCTGACATTATAACAGAACAGATCGTACCGCTTGGACCTGCAGCAAGTCAGGTTGCCATCAAACAGACCGGCACAAACGGGGGCGGATTTTACGGTGTAAACTCTGCACATCCGCTGGAAAATCCAAATGCGTTTACAAACTTGCTTGAGATGATATCACTGCTTCTGATACCGGCTGCACTGTGCTTTACGTTTGGCAGAAATGTAAAGAACAAAAAACAGGGAATCGCCATTTTTGCATCGATGTTTATCTGCCTGGTTTTGGCTCTTGGCATCGTGGCTGTAAATGAACAGATGGCAACACCGCAGCTCACACAGGACGGAGCGGTGCTGACGGATGTGACGGACGGTCAGGCGGGAGGAAATATGGAAGGCAAGGAGACGCGGTTTGGCATTGCAACCTCATCCACCTGGGCGACATTCACGACGGCGGCTTCCAATGGGTCTGTGAACTCCATGCACGACAGTTATACGCCGATCGGAGGGATGATACCGATGCTGCTGATGCAGCTGGGCGAAGTAATCTTCGGAGGAACGGGATGCGGACTGTACGGTATGCTGGCATTTGCCATCCTGACGGTGTTTATCGCGGGACTGATGGTCGGCCGTACACCGGAATTTCTGGGCAAAAAGATTGAACCTTATGAAATGAAATGGGCGGTTTTAGTCTGCCTGGCAACGCCGATCGCTATCCTGGCAGGAAGTGGTGTGGCAGCCGCGATACCCGAAGTGACGGAAAGTCTGAATAACCCGGGGGCGCATGGATTTTCTGAACTGCTTTATGCTTATTCTTCGGCAGGTGGAAACAATGGTTCTGCATTTGCGGGATTCGGAGCCAATACCATATTTTTAAACGTAACACTTGGTCTTGTCATGCTGTTTGCAAGATTTATTCCGCTGGTTGGCACACTGGCGATTGCCGGAAGTCTGGCAGGGAAAAAGAAAATTGCCGTGACGGCGGGGACGCTGTCGACGACGAATGCAATGTTTGTGTTCCTGTTGATCTTCATTGTACTTCTGGTAGGTGCGCTCAGCTTCTTCCCCGCACTGGCGCTGGGACCAGTCGCTGAGTTCGTCAGCAGTGTAGTTTAG
- the kdpB gene encoding potassium-transporting ATPase subunit KdpB, giving the protein MTEKAKTALADKKMTVRAIKDAFIKLKPKTQAQNPVMLLVYISAALTTVLWIISLFGIQDASSGFTLAIAIILWITVLFANFAEAIAEGRGKAQADSLRAAKRDVTAYKILSLREKDRITEVPSVSLKKGDVVIVKAGQQIPADGEVIEGAASVDESAITGESAPVIRESGGDRSAVTGGTTVLSDWIVVEVTSEAGESFLDKMIAMVEGASRKKTPNEIALQIFLVALSIIFILVTLSLYTYSMFSADQAGISNPTSVTTLVALLVCLAPTTIGALLSAIGIAGMSRLNQANVLAMSGRAIEAAGDVDILMLDKTGTITLGNRQAHEFIPVDGCSDRELADAAQIASLADETPEGRSVVILAKEQFGIRGRSLHDKGMVFVPFTARTRMSGVDFDGNEIRKGAADAVKAYVEAAGGTYSTQCDEVVKKISNQGGTPLVVAKNHRIMGVIHLKDIIKQGVSEKFADLRKMGIKTIMITGDNPLTAAAIAAEAGVDDFLAEATPEGKLEMIRDLQKKGHLVAMTGDGTNDAPALAQADVAVAMNSGTQAAKEAGNMVDLDSSPTKLIDIVRIGKQLLMTRGSLTTFSIANDVAKYFAIIPALFIGLYPGLSALNIMGLNSPQSAILSAIIYNALIIVALIPLALKGVKYREVPAGRLLGRNLLVYGVGGLIAPFIFIKLIDMILVMFGLV; this is encoded by the coding sequence ATGACTGAAAAAGCAAAGACGGCCCTTGCAGATAAAAAGATGACAGTGAGGGCGATAAAGGATGCATTTATCAAATTGAAACCAAAAACACAGGCACAAAATCCTGTCATGCTGCTGGTATATATATCAGCAGCACTTACAACCGTTCTGTGGATCATATCCCTGTTCGGCATACAGGACGCTTCGTCCGGATTCACACTGGCAATTGCCATTATTCTCTGGATTACCGTACTGTTTGCCAATTTTGCGGAGGCAATCGCCGAGGGAAGGGGGAAAGCTCAGGCAGACTCCCTGCGTGCGGCAAAACGTGATGTGACAGCGTATAAGATACTTAGCCTGAGAGAAAAGGATCGTATCACGGAGGTTCCGTCGGTCTCTCTGAAAAAGGGAGATGTTGTAATCGTAAAGGCAGGACAGCAGATTCCTGCAGATGGTGAGGTCATCGAGGGTGCAGCTTCTGTTGATGAGAGTGCAATTACCGGTGAGTCTGCCCCGGTCATCCGTGAAAGCGGGGGTGACCGGAGTGCAGTGACAGGAGGAACAACGGTCCTGTCTGATTGGATCGTGGTGGAAGTGACAAGCGAGGCAGGAGAGAGCTTTCTGGATAAAATGATTGCCATGGTTGAGGGGGCTTCGAGAAAGAAAACGCCGAATGAGATTGCTCTTCAGATCTTTCTGGTGGCATTGTCCATTATTTTCATTCTGGTTACACTTTCTCTGTATACGTATTCCATGTTCTCTGCTGACCAGGCGGGGATATCCAATCCGACATCAGTCACCACACTGGTGGCACTGCTGGTATGCCTTGCACCTACTACGATCGGTGCACTCCTGTCAGCGATCGGAATCGCGGGTATGAGCCGGCTGAATCAGGCCAATGTGCTGGCAATGAGCGGACGTGCGATTGAGGCAGCAGGTGATGTTGATATTCTGATGCTGGATAAAACGGGAACCATCACTCTGGGAAACCGGCAGGCACATGAGTTTATCCCGGTGGACGGCTGTTCTGACAGGGAACTGGCTGATGCTGCACAGATCGCTTCCCTGGCGGATGAGACGCCGGAGGGGAGAAGCGTCGTGATTCTGGCGAAAGAGCAGTTTGGTATCCGTGGGCGCAGCCTGCACGATAAGGGCATGGTTTTTGTTCCGTTCACTGCCAGGACCAGGATGAGCGGTGTGGATTTTGACGGAAACGAGATCCGTAAAGGTGCGGCAGATGCCGTCAAAGCTTATGTTGAAGCTGCTGGAGGAACCTACAGCACTCAGTGCGATGAAGTTGTTAAGAAAATTTCCAATCAGGGAGGTACTCCGCTGGTGGTTGCCAAAAACCACAGGATTATGGGTGTCATCCATCTGAAAGATATTATCAAACAGGGTGTCTCCGAGAAATTTGCGGACCTCAGGAAGATGGGGATCAAGACAATCATGATCACCGGTGATAATCCGCTGACGGCAGCTGCAATTGCAGCGGAAGCAGGGGTGGATGATTTTCTGGCGGAAGCTACGCCAGAGGGGAAGCTGGAAATGATCCGGGATCTTCAGAAAAAAGGTCACCTGGTTGCGATGACGGGAGATGGAACGAATGATGCTCCTGCGTTGGCTCAGGCGGATGTGGCCGTGGCGATGAATTCAGGAACGCAGGCAGCAAAAGAGGCCGGAAACATGGTCGACCTGGATTCATCACCAACGAAGCTAATAGATATTGTCAGGATAGGCAAACAGCTGCTGATGACGAGGGGAAGTCTGACAACATTCTCTATCGCCAACGATGTGGCTAAATACTTTGCAATCATACCGGCACTGTTTATCGGATTATATCCGGGGCTGTCAGCGCTCAACATTATGGGACTGAACTCTCCGCAGAGTGCAATTTTATCGGCGATTATCTATAACGCACTGATCATTGTGGCTTTGATTCCGCTGGCATTAAAAGGAGTCAAATACCGTGAGGTGCCGGCGGGCCGGCTGCTTGGAAGAAATCTGCTGGTATACGGTGTCGGGGGGTTAATCGCACCTTTCATCTTTATCAAGCTGATCGATATGATTCTTGTTATGTTTGGACTGGTATAA
- the kdpC gene encoding potassium-transporting ATPase subunit KdpC — translation MKTLKSSLPRAAVCVLIFTVLCGVVYTGIVTGIAQIFFHDNANGSIIEVDGKKYGSELLGQQYTDDSHMWGRIMSVDVSTFTDEDGNHLMYSAPSNLSPAGDEFRQLVAERVEKLHEANPERADEPVPVDLVTNSGSGLDPHISPDAAEYQVPRIADNNDMSEDEVRAIIKKCTKGKVLGVFGEKTVNVLKVNLMLDGILK, via the coding sequence ATGAAGACGTTAAAATCAAGTCTGCCGCGTGCCGCTGTCTGTGTGCTGATATTTACAGTACTCTGCGGGGTGGTTTACACAGGAATTGTGACCGGAATCGCGCAGATATTTTTCCACGATAATGCAAATGGCAGTATCATCGAAGTTGACGGAAAAAAATACGGAAGTGAACTGCTGGGGCAACAGTATACGGATGACAGCCATATGTGGGGACGTATCATGAGCGTTGATGTATCCACATTTACGGATGAGGATGGAAATCATCTGATGTATTCGGCACCTTCCAACTTAAGTCCGGCGGGAGACGAATTCAGACAGCTTGTGGCAGAGAGAGTAGAAAAACTCCATGAGGCAAACCCTGAGAGGGCAGATGAGCCGGTACCGGTTGATCTGGTGACGAATTCGGGGAGTGGATTGGATCCGCATATCTCACCGGATGCGGCGGAGTATCAGGTGCCCAGAATCGCAGATAATAATGATATGAGCGAGGATGAAGTCAGGGCAATCATCAAAAAATGCACAAAGGGTAAGGTTCTCGGCGTATTTGGAGAGAAGACAGTCAACGTGCTGAAAGTGAATCTGATGCTGGACGGAATTCTGAAATAA